From Domibacillus sp. DTU_2020_1001157_1_SI_ALB_TIR_016, a single genomic window includes:
- a CDS encoding amino acid ABC transporter substrate-binding protein, translating into MKKLALSIITFVLVLALAACGGNNTNEGKKEEENKQGAQSSYEQIKEKGVITIGTEGTYSPFTFHDKSGKLTGFDIEVATEVFKRLDIKPQFVETKWDGMIAGLDAKRYDMIANQVGINDERKEKYDFSDPYTISKAVLIVREDNNEIKSLDDLQGKTVAQSLTSNYRQTTEEHGAKITGVESFNQAIDLVTSKRADATLNDSLSYLDLKKQRPELPIKIAYTENNAAESAFLFRKDNKELIDAVNGALNDMKKDGTFEKISNKWFGADVSK; encoded by the coding sequence ATGAAAAAATTAGCATTATCTATCATTACTTTTGTTTTGGTTCTTGCACTTGCTGCATGCGGCGGAAATAATACAAACGAGGGTAAGAAGGAGGAAGAAAATAAACAGGGAGCACAAAGCTCTTATGAGCAAATAAAAGAAAAAGGCGTTATCACAATTGGCACTGAAGGTACATATTCTCCATTTACCTTCCATGATAAGTCCGGAAAGCTAACTGGGTTTGATATCGAAGTCGCTACAGAAGTGTTTAAACGTTTAGATATTAAGCCGCAGTTTGTTGAAACAAAATGGGATGGCATGATTGCCGGGCTTGATGCGAAACGCTATGACATGATTGCAAATCAGGTTGGAATCAACGATGAGCGCAAAGAAAAATATGACTTTTCTGATCCTTATACAATTTCAAAAGCTGTTCTAATTGTAAGAGAAGACAACAATGAGATTAAATCGCTTGATGATTTGCAAGGCAAAACAGTTGCCCAGTCTTTAACAAGCAATTACCGCCAAACAACAGAAGAGCATGGAGCAAAAATTACCGGAGTAGAGAGCTTTAATCAGGCAATAGATTTAGTCACCTCTAAGCGCGCTGATGCTACTTTAAACGATAGCCTTTCTTATTTAGATTTAAAAAAGCAGCGTCCCGAGCTTCCAATCAAGATCGCCTATACGGAAAACAATGCTGCTGAGAGTGCTTTTCTTTTCCGTAAAGACAATAAGGAATTAATTGATGCTGTTAATGGTGCTCTTAACGACATGAAAAAAGATGGTACGTTCGAAAAAATATCTAATAAATGGTTCGGTGCAGACGTATCGAAATAA
- a CDS encoding amino acid ABC transporter permease codes for MFGEERTERIIGILSESFFPILMAGLQYTIPLTLITFTLGLILAFFTAVARISGFMPLVLLTRFYVWIFRGTPLLVQLFIIFYGLPSVGVTFSPFAAAVIVFTLNKGAYSSEIIRAAILSINKGQWEAAYSIGMTKSQALKRIVLPQAVRVSLPPLGNSFISLVKDTSLAATITVTELFQKGQQIAAVTYEPLWLYIEVAFFYLIFSTVLSYFQGRLEIRYGRGVAK; via the coding sequence ATGTTTGGGGAGGAACGTACAGAACGAATTATAGGAATCCTTAGTGAATCCTTTTTTCCTATCTTAATGGCTGGTTTGCAGTACACCATTCCTTTAACACTAATCACTTTTACCCTTGGCCTAATTTTAGCTTTCTTTACAGCTGTAGCAAGGATTTCCGGATTTATGCCGCTTGTTCTTTTAACACGTTTTTATGTATGGATTTTTAGGGGAACGCCATTACTGGTTCAGCTGTTTATCATTTTCTACGGGCTTCCAAGCGTAGGAGTTACCTTTTCTCCATTTGCGGCTGCTGTTATTGTTTTCACCCTGAATAAAGGGGCATACAGTTCGGAGATCATACGTGCCGCCATATTATCGATTAACAAAGGCCAGTGGGAAGCCGCCTATAGTATTGGCATGACAAAATCTCAGGCTCTTAAAAGAATTGTGCTTCCGCAGGCGGTTCGTGTTTCCCTTCCACCGCTTGGAAATTCTTTTATCAGTCTTGTTAAAGATACTTCTCTTGCCGCCACTATTACGGTTACTGAATTATTTCAAAAGGGACAGCAGATTGCAGCTGTTACGTATGAGCCCCTCTGGCTTTATATCGAAGTAGCCTTCTTCTACTTAATATTCAGTACTGTGCTTTCTTATTTTCAGGGCAGGCTTGAAATACGGTATGGCCGCGGCGTAGCGAAATAG
- a CDS encoding amino acid ABC transporter ATP-binding protein yields MIIIDNLYKRFDKLEVLKGVSLSIEKGKTAVIIGPSGSGKTTLLRCLNLLEMPDKGTITLGNKTLNITAGTRLKQAEMVSFRKQTGMVFQTYNLFPHLTAVENVMEGQVIVLKRSKDDARKKALSLLEKVGLRDRADMYPFQLSGGQQQRVGIARAMAIDPEVLLFDEPTSALDPELVGEVLKVMKDLANEGRTMLVVTHEMKFANEAADQIIFMDGGVVVEQGTPNEVFNATRNPRTLQFLNKVSER; encoded by the coding sequence ATGATCATAATTGATAATTTATACAAACGGTTTGATAAACTCGAAGTATTAAAAGGAGTAAGTCTTTCTATTGAAAAAGGAAAAACAGCAGTCATTATCGGACCTTCAGGATCTGGAAAGACAACGCTCCTCCGCTGTTTGAACCTGCTGGAGATGCCTGACAAAGGAACTATCACGCTGGGAAACAAAACGTTAAATATCACGGCAGGCACCAGGCTTAAACAAGCGGAAATGGTTTCTTTTAGAAAGCAGACTGGAATGGTTTTTCAAACCTATAACTTATTCCCTCATCTGACGGCTGTTGAAAATGTCATGGAGGGACAAGTGATCGTTTTAAAACGTTCTAAAGACGATGCCAGAAAAAAAGCTTTATCTTTATTAGAAAAAGTCGGGCTGCGTGACCGCGCGGATATGTATCCGTTCCAATTATCCGGAGGCCAGCAGCAGCGTGTTGGGATCGCACGCGCGATGGCTATTGATCCGGAGGTTCTTCTTTTTGATGAGCCAACATCCGCTCTTGATCCTGAGCTGGTCGGTGAAGTACTAAAGGTAATGAAAGACCTGGCAAACGAAGGGAGGACAATGCTAGTCGTAACCCACGAAATGAAGTTTGCGAACGAAGCTGCCGACCAAATCATTTTTATGGACGGCGGTGTTGTAGTTGAACAAGGTACGCCTAATGAAGTGTTTAATGCGACTAGAAACCCGAGAACTCTTCAATTCTTGAACAAAGTATCTGAACGATAA